The window caagaaagaatcccgccaattcctcttgaattgctcgtatgcgatcATGTGGTAGGAGTTCTTCCCGCATCTGCCACATCTAATTTAAAGAatggggtcaatacatatatatgaatgaaacttaACACaattgatggtaataaaataaaattgtgaatattgttTACGTACTTCAAATTGTTGGTCAGATAAGCCCCGCTCAGAGGTCAAGTGGCGAATGAAatcgcaaacatagtatccacataaattatgaaggaaatatgcaaACGTAGCCTCCATTAAGTTAGGTAAAATACGCTCGCTTAAACTCGTTTTTTTTAAGAAGCTTATGGCATAAAAATTCAGTACTAAACATTTTTTGAGGTGGACAGAAACCACATTAAACAATGCTTAATTTACAAGATATGAATGTGTGCTTAATTGGGGCCTGGGTTAATAGATATATTGCTGAGGAGGGATCTCTCTGGAGGAGAGTGGTAGACAGCAAATATAACACCAGAATCCCAAATATACCATGCTGTCATGACAATAACTCATCTCAGTTCTGGAAAAGTTTTATGTGGGCCACGCAGGCTGTTATAGTTAGGTATAAATGGTCGGTAGGGAATGGGAGATTGATTAGATTCTGGGAAGACATTTGGCATGGTAATGCTACCTTGGCTACTCAGTTTTGGGATCTTTACTTCCCGGTGAATGAGAAGAATAAGTCTATTGCTAAATTGGGATGGTCATGAGCTCAAATGTTCGTTTAGGCGAACGTTTACTGATGAGCTTATGATCCAGTGGTTTGATTTGGTCAACATCCTTCAGGTAACTAGATTCGGCCAATAGGAAGATTCCCTTATTTGGCAATATGAAGCTAGTGGAGTTTACTCCACGAAATCTATGTACGCTGTAGTTAATTTTTGGGGGGTGCAGCCCATTTTTCTGCCCGCGGTCTGGAAAATCAGGGTGCCACCAAAAATTCAAGGGTTCCTTTAGCTTTTCTCTCAAAACAAGATTATGACCTGTGATAATCCGAGGAAAAGGGGACTGCCAAAACCCCTAGAATGTGTTCTTTGCTCTGAGATCGAAACGGTTTTTCACCTGCTTTCCGAATGTGTGGTGGCTAGATTGATGTGGAAAGAGGTGGAAAGCTTGTTTAATCTGTCCATCAATAATTTTGAGTCGCTGCCCAGACGGTGGTTATGCGAAAAGAAACATTTACAGCTAAAAGAAACACGGCGCTCCAATCCAGACACCGCTGCGGTTCGCCAAGATCGACTTCGCCACTTATGACGGCACGGAGGATCCCCTCAACTGGCTCAACCAGTGCGACCAGTTCTTCTGCGGGCAGCGCACACTCGCTTCGGAGCGGACCTGGCTTGCCTCTTATCACCTCCGCGGCGCAGCCCAGACCTGGTACTACGCCCTCGAGAAGGACGAGGGCAGCATGCCCCCTTGGGAGCGCTTCCGCGAGCTCTGCCTCCTTCGCTTTGGGCCTCCGGTTCACGGGAGCCGCCTGGCGGAGCTCGGCCGCCTTCCCTTCACCTCCACGGTGCAGGACTACGCCGACCGTTTTCAGGCCCTGGCATGCCATGCATCGGGTGTGACGGCGCAGCAGCGGGCCGACCTCTTTGTCGGTGGACTTCCGAATCACATCCACATGGACGTGGAGCTTCGGGGACCCCAGGATCTCCAGTCGGCCATGTACTACGCCCGCGCGTTCGAGCGTCGCGCGGTGGCCATCCAGCAGGAATCACCGTCCCGGACCGCTGGGTCGCTACCCGGGTCGGATTCCGCGCCGGGTCGGCCTGCGCAGGCTTCTGCGGCACCCCTCGCCGCGACCGCGGCGCGCCCGTTCCGCCGGCTCACCTCAGCCGAGATACTCGAGCGTCGCCgccaagggttgtgcttcaactgCGACGAGCCCTACACGCCCGGCCACGCCTGCCCGCGACTCTTCTACCTGGGTTGCAGACTACATTCCAGAGGACGCCCTCGCTGCCGACCTGGCCGCCCCAGCTGTCGAGAAGGTGTTTGACGCTGGTTGATCGCCTCGAGGAGTTCCGCAAGCGCTTCCCCACCttacagctcgaggacgagctgtttgtgcAGGCGGGGAGAAGTGTTATGGCCGGTTTAGCTAGGCCCACAAGGCAGTAGTTAGGGGCTTGGCCCacaagttatcttaggttaattcTTATGCAAGTTATCTAGGTTATAAATATAGGCTGTAAGACTCTTTTTGGAATCAAGCAATAAGAAAAATATTATCTCTATTGCCCGGCTCCCAGAGGagccggaaccctagccgcccCCTGCCTCTTGCGCCGCTGCCGCCATCTTCCTCTCCGGCGACGGCGCCCAGCCGCCGGCGCGCCCGCTCATCGCCTCGCCCTACTCCATCCTTTCCCTACAACCTACGGAGCAGGTCCGGTAAGATCCCTGGTTCTACCGGTGGAACTGTAGAAATGCTTTAGTGTTTAACAAATGCTCTTGCATCTCGATGAAACAGGTGTTTGGCCGAGTCCTGCGATACCTAAAGGACTGGACAAAACGTTTCGGGGATCTTCAAGGGGGAAGGATGCAGGACTTCCAGGAAGCGCTGTGGAAGAAGCTAATCCACTGGAGCTGGAACCAGGGTGAAGAGATGCAAGGAAGGTTTGGGCAATCTGTCGTGGGCTAATGCAATACAGGGAGCTGCACATGGTGGGAGGAGCACTCAGGAGTTTCAACAGAAGAACCCACAAGAGGCGGACTCCATCCATGTTGTATTCTCGGGCTGGTGATGGTCACCCCCCCTGCTGTAAGAGAGTCGATCTCAAAATGTAACCTGGAGTCGCTGTTTCTGTCCTTTTTGATTCTTGGAGTCTGTAGTAGAATTTGTCGTTTAGCTAAATCTGGAGCTGTTATGATGCTGGGTGGAGTAGCCCCCTGCTTTAGAGTTCACTGGTATGTCTTCGTGGTACTCGTGGACTTTTATTTCTCAATGAAATTTGGAGCCGGGGGGAGGCCCCTGATCATCGAAAAAAAACAATGGTTAATCCATGCTTCGGGGATACATTTGCAATGGAGCAAACTCCCTGAGCACGCGCATGCCAACCCGGAGCCCATGCCGCTCACTGAGTGCATGTTCCATCGTTTAGGAACACTTGGCAACATACTAGCTTCAGGGCATGCACTGTCACTTCACTAGACCTCATCACTAACCTATGCATCACAGTACACGCCTGAAACAGCACATACCAAACTAAGCAGTGGAGATAAAGCAAACGCACTGACGGTTGTGTTAGTCAATCTAAGAAAGTCTGTCCACAACAAAACTGCCAGGTGATAAGAAGTGCAATTTTACAAACACCCACACATTTATCCCCATGGAGCTAGCAGTACTCCACGCATAACAACTCACGTCAAGCCAAATGCGTATATTAAgtttaagaagaagaaaaactgaagaaataAAAGACAAATCTAATCCAAGTAAGTCTCAACACACAATTCACGAATTAGTAGATTGAAAACAATGACTGCAGCTAATTCTATTACAAATTGAGGTGCTGCAGCATACGATCGAGCAAATCCTTCATCATCTGATCTTTTGCGATTCTCCTGACACAGATTTCACGGTCAGGGTTCAATTTGATTACTTTTTCAATGGAACACTCCAGAGCCTTCACCCTGCCTGGAGCTGCTTGAAAACAACTAATTACGATCTCGAGGTGTGCAAGGACTGAAAAATATTCGACACCCAAGTTTGCAAAAAAGTCTAACGCCACCCACATGGGGTCCAAGTCAAAACGGATCCGTCGGAGTGCTGGCACAGCACCTGGTGCAAATGTTAGCCGCAGTCCACCCGGTGACATTGGTTCCTCGAAAGAATGAGGAAACATGGTATCCAAATATTGGAAGTCGAAGAACTTTAGCAGTTTGAATCCATTACTACCCACGGTCAGCTTTTCTTCTTTGATGGCCCATTTAACGCATAGCTGAAGATGGGCCAGAGAAGGCATGCCCATAAGGGCTTGGAGATCCTCTTGATCAAATTCATTGACAATCATGAACAGTTTCACCAGATTCTTGAGAGAGGCTATTCCCCTAGGAACCATTCCAATAGCTGGCTGAATTTTAAGAACCTGGAGGCACGGGTAGGTGCTGCATGGGTTACAGAGCAGACACTTGACCATCACTTCGCCAGTGTGAAGATAGCGAAGGTTGCATTTGCCTGACTCATTTACTTCCTCAGCGAATCTCACAGGGTCGTCAGTTTCGTTGAATTGTAACTCCTCCAAGGCTTGCAGACTCCGGAACCCACTTGCAGGTAATTGTGTTTTATTGCCAACAAACAGGCGTACCAATTTCTGCAACTCCACAACAGTTGATGGCACTCTTAGAAGTGAATAACAGCATCTCAAATCGAGAGTCTCTAAGTGCTGCAGCTTTCCGATTTCAACAGGAAGCTCAGTAATCTTAGAATAGCCAATTCTCAAATACCTCAGCTGACGCGAACTACCTATGTGTTTTACATGCTTGTTTTCCAACGAATCACATCCAAAAAGATCCAACACCCGCAAAGCATGGAAGTCCACAAGATGGGGTACTATCGGCTTATCTGACTCAAACACAGTCAATGAGCGAATATGTATCTTGGTCTCTGTAATTGCCCCAACTGCCCCTTTATGCTCTTTGCCACTAGATTGCATGGACAGACGACGAATCTTGCTTGGAAAAGAATTGCAGATACGTCCATTTAATACAGTGGCAAAATTCTCCTCATCTGATAAAGATATGATAAGGTCAAGCACCATATCATGGACTCGACAATATTTCACAGTACcatcatcatcaatatcaatTGGCTGGATCATATTTCTATTAATAAGTTCATTGATACAGTTCTCTGCTACCTCATCTAGACGTCCCCATCGTCTATCAAGGAATCCTTCAGCCACCCATTTCCATTTCAGTTCTTCACACTTGATCCTGCAGTCCTCTGGATATATACACAAGTACAACAAACAAGTCTTCAGGTGGTGTGGAAGATCCCAGTAACTAAGTAACAATATATCTTTCATCCCTTTTAAGTTCCCATCACTATCAAGCGAAGGACCAGTACCAATGGATTCTTGCAGTCTCTCCCATTCATCCTTCTTATGTGTCTTATTGGAAAGCAAACTTGCAAACGTAATTATAGCCAGTGGTAGACCGCCACATTTTTCTAAGATCCTAGTAGAAACATCTTTCAGTTCAGCGGGACAAGAATCATCTGAGCTGAAAATTCTTTTGAAGAACAATTTCCGAGAAGCAACATCATCTAGAGGTTCCATTTTATAGGGTTGACCACTAGAGTTGGAACAACACCCATTAGCTACATCAGTAATGCGTGTAGTAGTAATTATTCTACTACCATTATTATTCTCAGGAAATGCTGACTTGAGCAATTTCCAATGTTCTTCTTTCCATACATCATCAATAACAATGAAGTACCTGCATCCAAAATTTGTGCATCCTTTAGCATTTTATTTGATATTTTTGGCATAAATATTTCCTAAAGtttctttaaaaaaatatttCCTGAAGTTTCTAGTAACTCCTTTCTCCATCAATCAATCTTTTTTCGACAAAGGGCGTTTTTATTGACTCATCATGTAGCATCAAGTGATCCAAGCACACAATGAGTACACACCCGACCTCTGCATAATTAGGCACACAACCAACActacgcgcgcgcgcacacacacacaaggatCACACTGGAGTAAAGCAAAGTCATGTAAGACCGAAGCTATGCCTACGcgaagaaaaatgaaaaaaaagaccCGAAGTAATCAAAACAGCGATCGATGGTTTACAACAACGACCATCAATACCAATCATATTTTGTCAACATATATAATGACTACCAGAAGGATTCTTCAGATGCAACGCCTCTACTCTGGTTATAAATAGTTAAGGCTAAACATGAGTACTGAACAAAACAATGTAGGAGCACCTCTTTTAGGTCAAGATTTGTACTGAAAAATAAATACAGTACTTAGCTGGCAGGAAAATTAGTATTTTGCCCCTTAAAATGTTAACATTTTGCATTCCGGCCCCTGGGAATTTTGGTGTAGCTCCGCCACTGATTAGTTGCTTTATGTTCTAACCCTCTGACTGATATTTGTGCGACAGCGTATTCTTCAGGAGATTATGCAGATCAAGCTAGAGTGTGTGGCTTGGATTCAGTTCGGCACTAGAAGCACTGGCTAGCAATGAGATTTTTTATGGTACATCGTACTACTTCTAGGACCAATGAGTAATTATAATTTGTTAACATGTGTCAAACCTATGTGTCCCCGCTTAAACTTCCAGGCTGATGTGTGTCTAACTTTTATAGAAAGCTAATTCATAATGTTGCCGGGAAGTCTAGTTTGAGGTAAATGCGAAAACAATCTAGATGTTCCAGGAACCGAACATACTCAATACAGCTAGAGTTGGCCATTCGATCTAGGCTGGTTAAGGCTAGCTACTATCTTACAAAAACAATTCTTTCATGTCCTCCAAATATATGGATTAATAAAATAatcagttttgctagaactcatctagatgagatacaATTTGGTCTCATTAaccttttatagccattggatgtgatgctacAAGATACGGGTGTGCTGACGTGGGTTCTATCTATTCTTGTTTTCCaggtgaatgagaccaaattatatctcatctagatgagttctaggtACTCCCATAAATAATTACAAAAAAAAACTTTGATTAAAATTAATGCTTGGTACTTTTATAGACGGGGAATAGGTAGATTTAAAACAAATACAAGCACATATACTTGGTACCTCTTTCCGGTCAAGATCTGTTTGATTTTACGGGTTACTTGTTCTTTCTCCCAACTCTGACATTCTTTATACGCATCTCCATCGACCTGAGACAAAATATCCTTCAACAGCTTCACCGGATCAAGAGTGCGTGACACAGACACAGATGCTTGACATTGGAAGGCTCCTCCAATCGTGCGATAGACCTTCATGGCCAGGGTCGTCTTCCCCAACCCTCCAGATCCGACAATCGGCACCACTTTCAGCTCCATACTCTCATCCATCAACAAGGCAGTAATGTGCTTCACTCGGCCATCCATTGCCACCAAGCCATTGACCTCTTCGTGGAGCGTGGTAATCCTCAGGTCTATCTCCACCGTCCTCGTTGCACTATAGTAACTCTCATCAAGCTTGTACCTATAATTTTGCAACAATAAAAGCTTTATTGATCTCAGTTTCACAGCGACATATAGCGTACAAGCGCAAGAGTACTCTCAGGCACATACACCTTTCATTCCGCTCACTCTCCTCCATGACGCGAGCTTTGAGGTCTTTGACGAGATTTGCGATGTCATGTCGTGTCCACATCGTCCTGAGGCGACGCATAGTTCTCTTTATGAACCCTCGCTTGGCGTCTCTGTTGCCAAGCCGGTCCATGAAGCGGTCGATGCAGTCCTCCATCTCATAGCTGAGGTCGCGCAAGCTATCTCTTCTTTTCTTGGTCAGATCGTCGAATTTCTCCATGTCCGCCAGTATGTGCAAAAAGGCCTGAATCCTGTCCAGCTCGCACTTGAGGAACTGGATCTCCTTGCGGACCCGCTTGAGAAGATTGTACTCGTCGCTGAGCAAGGCGGTGAGCTTGCCGAGGAGGGAGTTCATCGCCCCCGTCCCAACGCCCACCCCCGCCATCTCTCTCCGACCCCGTCtctccccgccgccgccttgaCTCTGGatctgctctgctctgctctcTGGTGAAGAAGCTAGGTTGGCTAACGAGAAGAAGCAGCTGAGTGATTGGTGTTTGGTGAATGGTgagggaggaagaggagcaaCGGCGCTGGGCACCAATAATGGAGCACGCTTCCGTTCTGCGGCGCTGCCGTGGGGTGGGGGAGGGAGGCTGGAGAAAGTGTCTGTGAAGGCGCGTGTCGATGGGACTTGTCCTGGCTACCGTCCTTGCTAATTAAGCTAGCTGCTGCACGGTGCACTGTTGCTGTGTGTACGGTGGGACGAACGTGGTGACCGGTGAGTGCCGCCGAGCAGGTCCCACGCGGCATCTCGGGCATACCGATGAAGGTGGTGAGTGCCCATGCACAGACCATTTGGTCTCCAAGCAGGCGCGTGATGAGTGGATCGTTGATTTCGCGCACCGACGGTTTCACAAGATATTGAAGCATTCAGTGTTGCTAAATTTCAATCGACTGAGACTTGAGGGCGGGGCGTCGACCCGTTGGCTGGGCAGCTGGGTAGCTGCTAGCCCATTCGAGTTTGAGTTTCGGCTCGGATGCGCGATGCTCGCGGAGTTGCTCAACGAGGGTTAGCCTTTGGGTTGGTCTTATTTTTTTAATCGATAAGACTTGGTTAGGTCTTATTCGATGTTATATTCATGAGATCTTACATTGAGATATgtgtgattttttttttcaacttttctttttatatttttgcaTGTTATGTCACTTAACCGAGACTTGTCTAAAACTCAGTCGATCGAGACCTAGCCACACCTTCGTCATTACATAAGAATTTGAATTCTAGTTTTTTAGATAGTTTGATTCATGGAAAAACAACATGACCATGAGCTTCTTTTTTTCTATCTACATTTTAATATTTCTTTTTTAGCACTAATTTTATTTTGGGTTCTTTTTCAATTTCTTGTTTTCTTTCACAAATAACCGTATAATTTCATACATAATCCATTTATGTTATTTTGggacccatttcgtccgcctgcgtccgtttgggtcggcgcggacaaaagTGGAGGCCCAACATACTGACCCAAACTCAAATCGTGTCTGCCTGGCGTCCGCGCCGACCCATTTCCGACCCAAAATTGCGCCTGtaatgcgtcggcgcggacgcaAAGC is drawn from Aegilops tauschii subsp. strangulata cultivar AL8/78 chromosome 1, Aet v6.0, whole genome shotgun sequence and contains these coding sequences:
- the LOC109777210 gene encoding disease resistance protein Pik-2 gives rise to the protein MAGVGVGTGAMNSLLGKLTALLSDEYNLLKRVRKEIQFLKCELDRIQAFLHILADMEKFDDLTKKRRDSLRDLSYEMEDCIDRFMDRLGNRDAKRGFIKRTMRRLRTMWTRHDIANLVKDLKARVMEESERNERYKLDESYYSATRTVEIDLRITTLHEEVNGLVAMDGRVKHITALLMDESMELKVVPIVGSGGLGKTTLAMKVYRTIGGAFQCQASVSVSRTLDPVKLLKDILSQVDGDAYKECQSWEKEQVTRKIKQILTGKRYFIVIDDVWKEEHWKLLKSAFPENNNGSRIITTTRITDVANGCCSNSSGQPYKMEPLDDVASRKLFFKRIFSSDDSCPAELKDVSTRILEKCGGLPLAIITFASLLSNKTHKKDEWERLQESIGTGPSLDSDGNLKGMKDILLLSYWDLPHHLKTCLLYLCIYPEDCRIKCEELKWKWVAEGFLDRRWGRLDEVAENCINELINRNMIQPIDIDDDGTVKYCRVHDMVLDLIISLSDEENFATVLNGRICNSFPSKIRRLSMQSSGKEHKGAVGAITETKIHIRSLTVFESDKPIVPHLVDFHALRVLDLFGCDSLENKHVKHIGSSRQLRYLRIGYSKITELPVEIGKLQHLETLDLRCCYSLLRVPSTVVELQKLVRLFVGNKTQLPASGFRSLQALEELQFNETDDPVRFAEEVNESGKCNLRYLHTGEVMVKCLLCNPCSTYPCLQVLKIQPAIGMVPRGIASLKNLVKLFMIVNEFDQEDLQALMGMPSLAHLQLCVKWAIKEEKLTVGSNGFKLLKFFDFQYLDTMFPHSFEEPMSPGGLRLTFAPGAVPALRRIRFDLDPMWVALDFFANLGVEYFSVLAHLEIVISCFQAAPGRVKALECSIEKVIKLNPDREICVRRIAKDQMMKDLLDRMLQHLNL